One part of the Streptomyces lienomycini genome encodes these proteins:
- a CDS encoding non-ribosomal peptide synthetase has protein sequence MAEEGTVRLPLTAAQESLWFAHHLRPLDPGFTIAEYVDIEGQLDLGTLRRAVTHVSREIEALRTTITDASSSGAAGQCVRPGPGLGVSLVDLSASANGETDAHRAMRRGLATPVDVTRGPVTALVLYRLSASRHLLYLRTHHLVLDGYGAALALGRIAETYGLLAAGTDVAAKPLPLGPLVSEARQYTRSAHYVEDAAYWRDQLEGAPAAERLTDGTASPGAEVLRKSAVLDGARWRRLRDGARRGRVAWPALFVAGTAAYTHRMRGTQDLLLGMPVTGRRSRIARQTPGMMSQIVPLRLRMSPAASVQDLLRQVSLAMRGALRHQRFPAEELRRGLGLVRGDSLVGPSVNVLAFDENLRFGSATGSLHNLSLGPVEDLTLAVHPAAGDAGARVDVLANAALYDEAAAQGHLERILRLTEELVSDLERPISTLDLTGPDERNRVLALGRHVPRTSAAADTLSAPAGAGEPTLPEVLARLAREAPEAPAVDDGTRSLTFAELDRAVDTAASALRADGAGPGTTVAVALPRSVDTVVAPLAVLRSGAVYLPVDVSHPVERIARLLAEATPVILVCDPGSTVAGTAPAETAVRSLSQSHGTVSRAPFAGPRAEDAAYLIHTSGSTGRPKGVLVEHRSLSNLLAHHRLESHASAELAAGRRLCVALTAATSFDASWDPLLWMLAGHRLHIVDDATRRDPEALVAFLRAERIDVVETTPSFLQQMVAAGLTAGHPASDGGSLHRPLVIALGGEAVNSELWQRLSSERGLLAYNFYGPTETTVDAVTARVGGREPVIGRPVRGARCYVLDAALRLLPCGATGELYLAGEGVARGYAGQPGLTADRFLADPFGEPGARMYRTGDLVRWHENGSLEFAGRSDTQIKVRGQRVETGEIESALTALPGIAQAAVVLRGDGPGDTLAAYLVPTPDDAGADVRCDRRPVRDALAAALPAHMVPAAYAVTDRLPLTSNGKLDTSSLPEAAAVATGPKSPPRTAAERAVRAVMADLLGLAEVGRDDDFFSLGGHSLLAGGLLTALAERTGVRLPVRSLFEAPTVAGLAALVDAERRSPRQGDTADGRNGVADRPARLPLSAGQHRLWLLERMGEGGDRYHIPVALRLDGDLNVPALRAAFRDLLARHESLRTVYPEDAEGPHQVVLPPDACGIELHTVPATPDGRPGDFPAPEFDLARRPPVHALLAPGTERAGDGPGSYRLMLTLHHIVTDGWSMGPLVRDLCTAYRARADGHTPRWEPLPAQYPDHALRQRARLGDREDPDSLAARQLAHSRTALAGLPPELPLPRDRPRPERATFRGGRVPVRLDAAEHRALVSLAREAGVSPFMVLHGALATLLHRLGGGDDIVVGTPVAGRDEEEFHDVVGFFVNTLVLRVDVGGDPSFRGLLDRVRTTDLSAYGRQDLPFEQLVEALAPERSLSRHPLFQVMLALNNTPAPRLDLPGVRAHLLRPERTTAKFDLTWDFTESHGPDGRPDGLTGEVEYSAELFDESTVRRFADHFVRLLRSALDAPGARLGALEMLTEDQRLAALDTGTRDGSAEPGHELVHSVCDVLETQAAVTPGRTAVADGRNTVSFGELAAELHSVARRLTAAGVRPRDRVAVAVPRSARQIAAVFGVLRVGAVYVPLDPAHPAERNARILESARPALLLTERACAASLPASRTPALYLEETAGTGPSSGPPPFDGPRGADPAYVLYTSGSTGRPKGVVVEHRALANLLRHHGRHLIEPAERANSGRPLRVALTAAATFDASWDPLLWMAAGHELHLVDDLSRRDPEALVRLLHERRIDVIETTPSFLEQLRVCGLFAPGRPWPRVVALGGEPVPERLWRELADLPGVTVWNLYGPTETTVDSVIAPVTPATAATIGHAVTGMRARVLDSRLNPAPPGVTGELYLAGAGVARGYDGATGLTADRFLADPYGPAGSRMYRTGDLVRRRPDHSLVFVGRTDSQVKVRGFRVETGEVEAALTAHPAVRQAVVTVRESGDGGLLVAWAVPEAGARPTPGQLRSFLGDRLPAYMTPSHLTLVPEIPLTVNGKTDFTALPEPGTVEQEGGERPRTPQEEILCALFAECLGTGPVGRDADFFALGGHSLLATRVVNRVRSAFGVEVPVRALFEDPTPAGLARHLDGAAHRRPSLRPHPDRPVDLPLSFAQRRLWFLNRMHSDDASYNLPMAVGLRGRLDTSALRSALGDVVARHESLRTVFREAADRTGSPVQRVLSPGESRPTLAVTHSTPEQAPRLLSEAARTGFDLTRDLPLRAELLRTGAEEHVLLLTVHHISADGWSMGPLAQDLAAAYASRTSGRTPEWTPLPVQYADYALWQRDLLGSPDDPDSVHARQLAFWRDALAGAPAELALPADRPRPDVASGRGGSVTLPLTGDDGRRLAELARREGASTFMALHAVLAALLDRYGAGEDIVVGSPVAGRTDEALAGLVGFFVNTLTLRVRTGGDPGFRALLERAREADLAAYAHQDLPFESLVEHLAPPRSLSRHPLFQVMLSLNNAGRPALELPGLRAEVRGVDTAAAKFDLSFDFSEQSGGEELTGELQFARDLFDTATAQGLADSFVALLRLVVAAPDTPLSGHDPLGPPERAEQPRAEQLDHGRGPRAVPRHPTVVAGFEATARAARSSDIAVRCGPHALSFAELFQDSARLAHLLRGRGVGPDRAVAVLLPRSADSLTALFGVLTAGGTYAPLDDSLPPARVSAVLTDARPAVVLATAATAGAIPEGPWQTVLLDSADVRAELAALPSEPPRGAMPAPRDAAYLLHTSGSTGRPKGVVVEHRSLAQLREHHRQALFEPARAATGRHRLRVALTASLSFDASLDPVLWMLDGHELLVVDNDTRRDPAALVQAVRDERVDVLETTPSHAAALLDAGLCDQDASGHRPAVLALGGEAVPPGLWRRLRDVPGLTVWNLYGPTETTVDTLYASVRDTDRPVLGEPVAGTRCHVLDRFLRPAAPNATGELYLAGTSLARGYLGRPAETAARFVPDPFGPPGERMYRTGDLVRRTTDGRLEFRGRADGQLKVRGFRVEPDEIVAALERQPGVSRAAVAIRSVGSTDAHGTAQLIAYVVTDDETPTADGPAAPGRDALRAALTAELPGYMVPAAFVTLDALPLTPSGKLDGNALPAPGEEHLARGAGRPPAGPREDLLCALFAESLGVERCWSDDDFFALGGHSLLAARLLARVREATGTELGIRDLFEAPTPAGLATALAAREGDADAGRPGADLDCLLPLRVNGALPPLFCVHPAGGLAWSYGGLLQHVADRPVYGLQTPNLAGTRRFPDSIEAMAAHYVDRLRGVQPHGPYRLLGWSFGGNVVQEIAVQLQEAGEEVALLAVMDAFPVPPADGLEDAGRDVVFRALLTALGVDLSAWDADAPLDAGAVRDALRDTGSPLGALEPEAIGTMVGNFADQARLMRRYVPRTFRGDVLFFRATEEDPANGLVPALWAPYVDGALVVHDVPCGHAQMLRPDSRAVVGPVLDAALRAT, from the coding sequence ATGGCTGAGGAGGGAACCGTCAGGCTGCCGCTGACCGCGGCACAGGAGTCCCTGTGGTTCGCACATCACCTGCGGCCACTGGACCCCGGCTTCACGATCGCCGAGTACGTCGACATCGAGGGGCAGTTGGACCTCGGCACACTGCGCCGGGCCGTCACGCACGTATCGCGGGAGATCGAGGCCCTCCGCACCACGATCACCGACGCCTCGAGCAGTGGGGCGGCGGGCCAGTGTGTCCGTCCCGGCCCTGGCCTCGGCGTCTCCCTCGTCGACCTGTCCGCGAGTGCGAACGGTGAAACGGACGCCCATCGGGCGATGCGGCGCGGCCTGGCCACGCCCGTCGACGTCACGCGAGGACCGGTGACGGCCCTCGTCCTGTACCGGTTGTCGGCGTCGCGCCACCTGCTGTACCTGCGCACACACCACCTCGTGCTCGACGGCTACGGTGCCGCCCTGGCCCTCGGCCGGATCGCCGAGACGTACGGTCTCCTGGCCGCTGGGACGGACGTCGCGGCCAAGCCGCTCCCGCTGGGCCCGCTGGTCTCGGAGGCACGTCAGTACACGCGGTCGGCCCACTACGTCGAGGACGCGGCCTACTGGCGCGATCAACTGGAGGGAGCACCCGCGGCCGAGCGGCTCACGGACGGCACGGCGTCCCCCGGCGCGGAGGTGCTGCGGAAGTCGGCGGTGCTGGACGGGGCGCGGTGGCGGCGGCTGCGGGACGGGGCCCGGCGGGGCCGGGTGGCATGGCCGGCGTTGTTCGTGGCCGGCACGGCCGCCTACACGCACCGGATGCGGGGCACTCAGGACCTCCTGCTCGGCATGCCGGTGACCGGTCGCCGGAGCCGGATCGCACGGCAGACGCCGGGCATGATGTCGCAGATCGTTCCCTTGAGGCTGCGCATGTCCCCCGCCGCATCCGTGCAGGATCTGCTGCGACAGGTGAGCCTCGCGATGCGCGGCGCCCTGCGGCACCAGCGGTTCCCCGCGGAGGAACTGCGCCGGGGCCTGGGACTGGTCAGGGGCGACTCCCTGGTGGGGCCGTCGGTGAACGTGCTGGCCTTCGACGAGAACCTGCGGTTCGGCTCGGCGACCGGTTCCCTGCACAATCTCTCGCTCGGCCCGGTGGAGGACCTCACCCTGGCCGTGCACCCGGCCGCCGGTGACGCCGGAGCCCGCGTGGATGTGCTGGCCAACGCGGCCCTGTACGACGAGGCGGCGGCCCAGGGGCACTTGGAGCGGATCCTGCGGCTGACCGAGGAACTCGTCTCCGACCTGGAACGCCCGATCAGCACTCTGGACCTCACCGGTCCGGACGAGCGGAACCGGGTACTGGCCCTGGGAAGGCACGTGCCCCGGACTTCGGCAGCCGCGGACACCCTCTCCGCGCCGGCCGGAGCGGGCGAGCCGACGCTGCCGGAGGTCCTGGCTCGACTGGCGCGGGAGGCACCCGAAGCGCCGGCCGTCGACGACGGCACCCGCAGCCTCACGTTCGCCGAGCTGGACCGGGCGGTCGACACGGCCGCGTCGGCGCTGCGGGCCGACGGCGCCGGCCCCGGTACGACGGTGGCCGTCGCGCTGCCGCGCTCGGTCGACACCGTCGTCGCCCCGCTCGCCGTGCTGCGCAGCGGCGCGGTCTACCTGCCGGTCGACGTCTCCCATCCGGTCGAGCGCATCGCCCGTCTGCTGGCCGAAGCCACTCCGGTGATCCTGGTCTGCGACCCGGGCAGCACTGTCGCGGGCACGGCCCCCGCCGAAACCGCCGTACGTAGCCTGTCGCAGTCCCACGGCACCGTGTCACGGGCCCCCTTCGCCGGGCCGCGTGCCGAGGACGCCGCCTACCTCATCCACACCTCCGGTTCGACAGGCCGTCCCAAGGGGGTGCTGGTCGAGCACCGGTCGCTCAGCAATCTGCTGGCCCACCACCGCCTGGAGTCGCACGCGAGCGCGGAACTGGCCGCGGGGCGCCGGCTGTGTGTCGCGCTCACCGCCGCCACCTCCTTCGACGCCTCCTGGGACCCGCTGTTGTGGATGCTGGCGGGCCATCGACTGCACATCGTGGACGACGCCACGCGCCGCGATCCCGAGGCGCTGGTCGCCTTCCTGCGCGCCGAGCGGATCGACGTCGTCGAGACCACCCCCAGTTTCCTCCAGCAGATGGTGGCCGCCGGTCTCACCGCCGGACACCCCGCGTCGGACGGCGGCTCCCTCCACCGCCCCCTGGTGATAGCGCTGGGCGGCGAAGCGGTCAACAGCGAGCTGTGGCAGCGGCTCTCCTCCGAGCGGGGTCTGCTCGCCTACAACTTCTACGGGCCGACCGAGACGACGGTCGACGCCGTCACCGCACGGGTGGGAGGCCGGGAGCCGGTCATCGGACGCCCGGTCCGCGGGGCCCGCTGCTACGTGCTCGACGCCGCCCTGCGCCTGCTGCCGTGCGGGGCGACGGGTGAGCTGTATCTGGCGGGCGAAGGGGTGGCCCGCGGGTACGCCGGACAGCCGGGGCTGACCGCCGACCGGTTCCTCGCGGACCCCTTCGGGGAACCGGGGGCGCGCATGTACCGCACGGGCGACCTCGTGCGGTGGCACGAGAACGGCTCGCTGGAGTTCGCCGGACGCAGCGACACCCAGATCAAGGTCCGCGGGCAGCGGGTCGAGACCGGCGAGATCGAGTCGGCGCTCACCGCGCTGCCCGGCATCGCGCAGGCGGCGGTCGTGCTGCGCGGTGACGGGCCGGGCGACACCCTGGCCGCCTACCTCGTCCCTACCCCGGACGACGCGGGCGCGGACGTACGGTGCGACCGGCGCCCGGTCCGCGACGCGCTGGCAGCGGCCCTTCCGGCGCACATGGTGCCCGCGGCGTACGCGGTCACCGACCGGCTTCCGCTGACCTCGAACGGCAAGCTGGACACCAGTTCCCTTCCCGAAGCGGCAGCGGTCGCCACGGGCCCCAAGAGCCCGCCGCGCACCGCCGCCGAGAGAGCGGTCCGCGCGGTGATGGCGGACCTGCTCGGCCTGGCCGAGGTCGGGCGGGACGACGACTTCTTCTCGCTCGGCGGCCATTCGCTGCTGGCCGGCGGGCTGCTGACCGCCCTGGCCGAGCGGACCGGCGTCCGGTTGCCGGTGCGTTCGCTCTTCGAGGCGCCCACCGTCGCCGGGCTCGCCGCACTGGTCGACGCGGAGCGGCGCTCGCCGCGGCAGGGCGACACCGCCGACGGCCGGAACGGCGTCGCCGACCGGCCCGCGCGACTGCCGCTCTCGGCGGGCCAGCACCGTCTGTGGCTGCTGGAACGCATGGGCGAGGGCGGTGACCGCTACCACATACCCGTCGCCCTGCGTCTTGACGGGGACCTGAATGTTCCTGCTCTGCGGGCGGCCTTCCGCGACCTGCTGGCACGGCACGAGAGTCTGCGGACGGTCTACCCGGAAGACGCCGAAGGACCGCACCAGGTCGTGCTGCCGCCCGACGCGTGCGGCATCGAGTTGCACACCGTCCCCGCGACACCGGACGGCAGGCCCGGGGACTTCCCGGCTCCGGAGTTCGACCTCGCCCGGCGCCCCCCGGTACATGCCCTGCTGGCTCCTGGCACGGAGCGCGCCGGCGACGGTCCCGGGTCGTACCGGCTCATGCTGACCCTCCATCACATCGTTACCGACGGCTGGTCGATGGGGCCCCTGGTGCGCGATCTCTGCACGGCCTACCGGGCCCGCGCCGACGGGCACACGCCGCGGTGGGAACCGCTGCCCGCGCAGTACCCGGACCACGCACTGCGTCAGCGGGCCCGGCTCGGCGACCGGGAGGATCCCGACTCGCTCGCGGCACGGCAGCTGGCGCACTCCCGGACGGCGCTCGCGGGTTTGCCGCCCGAGCTGCCCCTCCCCCGCGACCGGCCGCGACCGGAGCGCGCCACCTTCCGCGGCGGCCGGGTACCGGTGCGCCTGGACGCCGCCGAGCACCGCGCACTCGTCTCGCTGGCGCGGGAGGCGGGCGTCAGCCCGTTCATGGTCCTGCACGGCGCGCTCGCCACCCTGCTGCACCGGCTGGGCGGCGGGGACGACATCGTCGTCGGCACCCCGGTGGCCGGACGCGACGAGGAGGAGTTCCACGACGTCGTGGGGTTCTTCGTCAACACCCTCGTCCTGCGCGTCGACGTCGGCGGCGACCCCTCCTTCCGAGGGCTGCTGGACCGGGTGCGCACGACGGACCTGAGCGCCTACGGGCGACAGGACCTTCCGTTCGAGCAGCTGGTGGAGGCGCTGGCACCGGAGCGGTCGCTCTCCCGCCATCCGCTCTTCCAGGTGATGCTCGCCCTGAACAACACCCCCGCTCCCCGGCTCGACCTGCCCGGCGTCCGCGCACACCTGCTCCGGCCCGAGCGGACCACCGCCAAGTTCGACCTGACCTGGGACTTCACGGAGAGCCACGGCCCGGACGGTCGCCCGGACGGGCTGACGGGCGAGGTGGAGTACAGCGCAGAGCTGTTCGACGAGAGCACCGTCCGCCGCTTCGCCGACCACTTCGTCCGGCTGCTCCGGTCGGCGCTGGACGCGCCCGGGGCGCGGCTGGGCGCCCTTGAGATGCTCACGGAGGACCAGCGCCTCGCGGCCCTCGACACCGGGACGCGCGACGGTTCCGCGGAGCCGGGGCACGAACTGGTGCACAGCGTCTGCGACGTACTGGAGACACAGGCGGCGGTCACCCCGGGCCGTACCGCGGTGGCCGACGGACGGAACACGGTGTCGTTCGGTGAACTGGCCGCCGAACTGCACTCCGTCGCCCGGCGTCTGACCGCTGCCGGTGTCCGTCCCCGTGACCGTGTCGCCGTGGCGGTGCCCCGGTCCGCACGCCAGATCGCCGCCGTCTTCGGCGTACTGCGCGTCGGAGCCGTGTACGTTCCGCTCGACCCGGCGCATCCGGCCGAACGCAACGCGCGGATTTTGGAATCCGCACGCCCCGCCCTGCTGCTGACCGAGCGGGCCTGCGCGGCGTCGCTCCCCGCTTCCCGCACGCCCGCCCTGTATCTGGAGGAAACGGCCGGCACCGGCCCCTCCTCCGGCCCGCCGCCGTTCGACGGACCGCGGGGAGCCGACCCCGCCTACGTGCTGTACACCTCCGGATCCACCGGCCGGCCCAAGGGCGTCGTCGTCGAGCACCGGGCGCTCGCGAACCTGCTGCGCCACCACGGACGCCACCTGATCGAACCCGCCGAACGAGCCAACAGCGGGCGGCCCCTGCGGGTGGCCCTGACGGCGGCAGCGACCTTCGACGCCTCCTGGGACCCGCTGCTGTGGATGGCCGCGGGTCACGAGCTGCACCTGGTGGACGACCTGAGCCGCCGCGACCCGGAAGCGCTGGTGCGACTGCTGCACGAGCGGCGGATCGACGTGATCGAGACGACGCCGTCCTTCCTCGAACAGCTCCGCGTCTGCGGCCTGTTCGCCCCCGGCAGGCCCTGGCCGCGCGTCGTGGCCCTCGGAGGAGAGCCGGTACCGGAGAGGTTGTGGAGGGAACTCGCGGACCTGCCCGGCGTGACGGTGTGGAACCTGTACGGGCCGACCGAGACGACCGTGGACAGCGTGATCGCCCCGGTCACCCCCGCCACCGCCGCCACCATCGGCCACGCGGTCACCGGCATGCGGGCCCGGGTCCTGGACTCCCGGCTGAACCCCGCACCGCCGGGGGTCACGGGCGAGCTGTACCTGGCCGGGGCCGGCGTGGCCCGCGGGTACGACGGAGCCACGGGCCTGACCGCCGACCGGTTCCTCGCGGACCCCTACGGTCCTGCGGGCAGCCGGATGTACCGCACCGGCGACCTGGTGCGCCGACGGCCGGACCACTCCCTCGTCTTCGTGGGCCGTACCGACTCCCAGGTCAAGGTGCGTGGCTTCCGCGTCGAGACGGGCGAGGTCGAGGCGGCGCTCACCGCGCACCCCGCCGTACGCCAGGCGGTAGTGACCGTCCGCGAGAGCGGGGACGGCGGCCTGCTGGTCGCCTGGGCCGTGCCGGAGGCCGGTGCGAGGCCGACGCCCGGGCAACTGCGCTCGTTCCTCGGCGACCGGCTCCCCGCCTACATGACGCCCTCGCACCTCACCCTGGTGCCGGAGATCCCGCTGACCGTGAACGGCAAGACGGACTTCACCGCACTCCCGGAGCCCGGAACGGTCGAACAGGAAGGAGGCGAGCGCCCGCGCACCCCGCAGGAGGAGATTCTGTGCGCGCTGTTCGCCGAGTGCCTCGGCACCGGCCCCGTCGGCCGGGACGCCGACTTCTTCGCACTCGGCGGCCACTCGCTGCTGGCCACCCGCGTCGTCAACCGCGTGCGGAGCGCCTTCGGCGTCGAAGTCCCGGTCCGCGCGCTGTTCGAGGACCCCACGCCCGCCGGACTGGCCCGGCACCTCGACGGCGCCGCGCACCGCCGCCCGTCGCTGCGCCCCCACCCGGACCGGCCGGTGGACCTCCCGTTGTCCTTCGCGCAGCGACGGCTGTGGTTCCTGAACCGGATGCACTCCGACGACGCCTCCTACAACCTGCCGATGGCGGTCGGTCTGCGAGGACGCCTGGACACCTCGGCACTGCGCAGCGCGCTGGGCGACGTGGTGGCCCGGCACGAGAGCCTGCGCACCGTCTTCCGGGAGGCCGCCGACCGAACCGGCTCCCCGGTCCAGCGTGTCCTGTCCCCGGGGGAGAGCCGTCCGACGCTCGCCGTCACGCACAGCACGCCCGAGCAAGCACCCCGGTTGCTGAGTGAAGCGGCCCGCACGGGGTTCGACCTCACGCGCGACCTGCCGTTGCGGGCCGAGCTGTTGCGGACCGGTGCCGAGGAACACGTCCTGCTGCTGACGGTGCACCACATATCCGCCGACGGCTGGTCCATGGGGCCGCTGGCGCAGGACCTCGCCGCCGCGTACGCCTCGCGGACCAGTGGCCGCACACCGGAGTGGACTCCCCTGCCGGTTCAGTACGCCGACTACGCCCTGTGGCAGCGTGACCTCCTCGGCAGCCCCGACGACCCGGACAGCGTGCACGCACGGCAACTGGCCTTCTGGCGGGACGCCCTGGCCGGTGCCCCCGCCGAACTGGCGCTGCCGGCGGACCGGCCCCGCCCGGACGTCGCCTCCGGACGCGGCGGAAGCGTCACCCTTCCGCTCACCGGTGACGACGGCCGCCGGCTCGCGGAGCTGGCCCGACGCGAGGGTGCCAGTACCTTCATGGCACTGCACGCCGTACTCGCTGCGCTGCTCGACCGGTACGGGGCCGGCGAGGACATCGTCGTCGGCAGCCCGGTGGCCGGTCGCACCGACGAGGCGCTCGCCGGACTGGTGGGCTTCTTCGTCAACACCCTGACCCTGCGGGTGCGCACCGGGGGCGACCCCGGCTTCCGCGCCCTGCTGGAGCGGGCCCGGGAGGCCGACCTGGCCGCGTACGCGCACCAGGACCTGCCGTTCGAGTCGCTCGTGGAGCACCTGGCGCCCCCGCGCTCGCTGTCCCGGCACCCGCTGTTCCAGGTGATGCTCTCCCTCAACAACGCCGGTCGTCCCGCCCTCGAACTCCCCGGCCTGCGCGCCGAGGTGCGGGGTGTGGACACGGCCGCCGCCAAGTTCGACCTGTCGTTCGACTTCTCCGAGCAGTCCGGTGGCGAGGAGCTGACCGGCGAGCTGCAGTTCGCTCGTGACCTGTTCGACACGGCCACGGCACAGGGCCTCGCCGATTCCTTCGTGGCCCTGCTCCGGCTCGTCGTGGCCGCCCCCGACACCCCGCTGTCCGGGCACGACCCGCTCGGCCCTCCCGAGCGGGCCGAACAGCCGCGTGCCGAACAGCTCGACCACGGGCGTGGCCCACGGGCCGTCCCGCGGCACCCGACCGTGGTCGCGGGCTTCGAGGCCACCGCCCGGGCGGCGCGGAGCAGCGACATCGCGGTCCGCTGCGGACCGCACGCGCTCTCCTTCGCCGAGCTGTTCCAGGACAGCGCCCGCCTCGCCCACCTGCTGCGGGGTCGCGGCGTTGGTCCCGACCGGGCGGTGGCCGTGCTGCTGCCGCGCTCCGCCGATTCGCTGACCGCGCTGTTCGGCGTACTGACCGCGGGCGGCACCTACGCCCCGCTGGACGACTCCCTCCCGCCGGCGAGGGTGAGCGCCGTACTGACGGACGCGCGGCCCGCCGTGGTGCTGGCGACCGCGGCCACCGCCGGCGCGATCCCCGAAGGGCCGTGGCAGACCGTCCTGCTGGACTCCGCCGACGTCCGGGCCGAGCTGGCCGCGCTCCCCAGCGAACCGCCGCGCGGCGCGATGCCGGCGCCCCGCGACGCGGCCTACCTGCTGCACACGTCGGGTTCCACCGGACGCCCCAAGGGCGTCGTCGTGGAGCACCGGTCCCTGGCCCAGTTGCGGGAACACCACCGGCAAGCGCTGTTCGAGCCCGCCCGGGCGGCGACCGGACGGCACAGGCTGCGGGTCGCGCTGACCGCGTCGCTGTCCTTCGACGCGTCCTTGGACCCCGTGCTCTGGATGCTCGACGGGCACGAGCTCCTGGTCGTCGACAACGACACCCGCCGCGACCCGGCCGCTCTCGTCCAGGCCGTGCGCGACGAGCGCGTCGACGTGCTGGAGACCACTCCGAGCCACGCGGCGGCGCTGCTGGACGCGGGACTGTGCGACCAGGACGCTTCCGGGCACCGCCCGGCCGTCCTCGCGCTCGGCGGCGAAGCCGTGCCGCCCGGCCTGTGGCGGCGGCTGCGTGACGTTCCCGGCCTCACCGTGTGGAATCTGTACGGCCCCACCGAGACCACCGTGGACACCCTCTACGCGTCGGTGCGGGACACCGACCGGCCCGTGCTCGGTGAGCCCGTCGCCGGCACCCGCTGCCACGTGCTCGACCGCTTCCTGCGGCCGGCCGCGCCGAACGCGACCGGCGAGCTGTATCTGGCGGGTACGAGTCTGGCCCGCGGCTACCTCGGGCGGCCGGCCGAGACCGCCGCTCGCTTCGTGCCGGATCCGTTCGGTCCCCCGGGCGAACGCATGTACCGCACCGGCGACCTCGTGCGCCGCACGACGGACGGACGACTGGAGTTCCGCGGCCGTGCCGACGGGCAGTTGAAGGTGCGCGGCTTCCGCGTGGAACCCGACGAGATCGTCGCCGCGCTGGAGCGGCAGCCCGGCGTATCCCGCGCGGCCGTGGCGATCCGCTCCGTGGGCTCGACGGACGCCCACGGCACGGCGCAGCTGATCGCCTACGTGGTGACCGACGACGAGACGCCGACGGCCGACGGACCGGCCGCCCCGGGCCGTGACGCGCTGCGCGCGGCCCTCACCGCGGAACTGCCCGGATACATGGTTCCCGCCGCGTTCGTCACCCTCGACGCGCTGCCCCTGACCCCCAGCGGCAAGCTCGACGGCAACGCCCTGCCGGCACCGGGCGAGGAGCATCTGGCACGCGGGGCCGGCCGGCCGCCGGCCGGTCCGCGCGAGGACCTGCTGTGCGCCCTGTTCGCGGAATCGCTCGGCGTCGAGCGGTGCTGGTCCGACGACGACTTCTTCGCCCTCGGCGGCCATTCCCTGCTGGCGGCCCGACTGCTGGCCCGGGTCCGGGAGGCCACCGGGACCGAGCTCGGCATCAGGGACCTGTTCGAGGCGCCGACCCCGGCCGGCCTCGCGACCGCGCTCGCGGCGCGCGAGGGCGACGCGGACGCCGGCCGCCCGGGCGCGGACCTCGACTGCCTGCTGCCGCTGCGTGTCAACGGCGCCCTGCCGCCGCTGTTCTGCGTGCATCCGGCCGGGGGCCTGGCCTGGTCCTACGGGGGCCTTCTCCAACACGTCGCCGACCGGCCGGTGTACGGGCTCCAGACGCCCAACCTGGCCGGTACGCGGCGCTTCCCCGACAGCATCGAGGCGATGGCGGCCCACTACGTCGACCGGCTGCGCGGCGTGCAGCCGCACGGTCCCTACCGGTTGCTCGGCTGGTCCTTCGGCGGCAACGTCGTCCAGGAGATCGCCGTCCAACTCCAGGAAGCGGGCGAGGAGGTGGCGCTGCTGGCCGTCATGGACGCCTTCCCCGTGCCGCCCGCCGACGGTCTGGAGGACGCGGGGCGCGATGTCGTCTTCCGTGCCCTGCTGACCGCCCTCGGCGTCGACCTGTCCGCCTGGGACGCCGACGCGCCCCTGGACGCGGGGGCCGTGCGCGACGCGTTGCGTGACACCGGCAGCCCCCTCGGCGCTCTGGAGCCGGAGGCCATCGGGACCATGGTCGGCAACTTCGCCGACCAGGCCCGGCTCATGCGCCGGTACGTACCGCGGACGTTCCGCGGCGACGTGCTCTTCTTCCGCGCCACGGAAGAGGACCCCGCGAACGGCCTTGTCCCCGCCCTGTGGGCTCCGTACGTCGACGGCGCCCTGGTGGTGCACGACGTGCCGTGCGGGCACGCCCAGATGCTCCGTCCCGACTCCCGGGCCGTCGTCGGACCCGTCCTCGACGCGGCGCTGCGCGCCACCTGA
- a CDS encoding MbtH family protein, with translation MTNPFDNPAVQHRVLVNDEGQHSLWPEFADVPAGWRPVHGPTTREACIAYVDAHWTDLTPRSALAAR, from the coding sequence ATGACCAACCCCTTCGACAACCCCGCCGTCCAGCACCGCGTCCTGGTCAACGACGAGGGCCAGCACTCCCTGTGGCCCGAGTTCGCCGACGTCCCCGCGGGCTGGCGTCCCGTCCACGGGCCCACGACCCGCGAGGCATGCATCGCCTACGTCGACGCCCACTGGACGGACCTCACCCCCCGCAGCGCGCTGGCCGCCCGGTGA